A window of Diospyros lotus cultivar Yz01 chromosome 14, ASM1463336v1, whole genome shotgun sequence contains these coding sequences:
- the LOC127790221 gene encoding floricaula/leafy homolog 2, which produces MDPEAFPSTFFKWDPRAAVPPPSRLLEAVAPPQPPLAAAYSVRPRELGGLEDLFQAYGIRYYTAAKMAELGFTANTLLDMKEEELDDMMNSLSQIFRWDLLVGERYGVKAAVRAERRRLEEEESRRRHLLSADATNALDALSQEGLSEEPVQQEKEAVGSGGGGGGGVGWEVVAAGGGKKKQIRRKKKEQARTAATEEEGAAEEEEEEEEDNGGDQIQRQREHPFIVTEPGEVARGKKNGLDYLFHLYEQCREFLIQVQAIAKDRGEKCPTKVTNQVFRYAKKAGASYINKPKMRHYVHCYALHCLDEAASNALRRVFKERGENVGAWRQACYKPLVAIAARQGWDIDAIFNAHPRLAIWYVPTKLRQLCHAERSSTSSTATAATSSSVSASGRAEHHLPF; this is translated from the exons ATGGACCCTGAAGCCTTCCCCTCCACCTTCTTCAAATGGGACCCCAGAGCCGCCGTGCCGCCGCCAAGCCGCCTGCTCGAGGCGGTGGCTCCGCCACAGCCACCACTGGCCGCGGCCTACTCCGTGCGGCCTCGGGAGCTCGGAGGGTTGGAGGACCTGTTCCAAGCCTACGGTATCCGGTACTACACAGCGGCGAAGATGGCTGAGCTGGGCTTCACGGCCAACACCCTCCTAGACATGAAGGAGGAGGAGCTCGACGACATGATGAACAGTCTCTCCCAGATTTTCCGGTGGGACCTCCTTGTCGGGGAGCGTTACGGTGTCAAAGCCGCCGTTAGAGCCGAGCGGCGCCGCCTCGAAGAGGAGGAGTCCAGGCGCCGCCACCTCCTCTCCGCCGATGCGACAAACGCTCTCGACGCCCTCTCCcaagaag GGCTATCGGAGGAGCCGGTGCAGCAGGAGAAGGAGGCGGTGGGGAGTggtggcggcggcggaggaggaGTGGGGTGGGAAGTGGTAGCAGCGGGAGgggggaagaagaagcagatcaggaggaagaagaaggaacaagCAAGAACGGCGGCGACTGAGGAAGAGGGAgcggcggaggaggaggaggaagaggaggaagacAACGGCGGCGATCAGATACAGAGGCAAAGAGAGCACCCGTTCATCGTGACGGAGCCTGGGGAGGTGGCACGCGGCAAGAAGAACGGCCTCGATTACCTCTTCCATCTGTACGAGCAATGCCGCGAGTTCTTGATCCAGGTCCAGGCCATCGCCAAGGACCGAGGCGAAAAATGCCCCACCAAg GTAACAAACCAGGTGTTTAGGTACGCCAAGAAAGCTGGAGCGAGCTACATAAACAAGCCCAAGATGCGCCACTACGTCCACTGCTACGCCCTGCACTGCCTGGACGAGGCGGCCTCCAACGCCCTCAGGCGAGTTTTCAAGGAGCGCGGGGAAAATGTCGGCGCCTGGAGGCAGGCTTGCTACAAGCCCCTCGTCGCCATCGCCGCCAGACAAGGCTGGGACATTGACGCCATCTTCAATGCCCATCCCCGACTTGCCATCTGGTACGTCCCCACCAAGCTCCGCCAGCTCTGCCACGCCGAGCGCAGCAGCACCAGCAGCACTGCCACTGCTGCTACCTCGAGTTCTGTGTCCGCATCCGGCAGGGCTGAGCACCACCTGCCTTTCTGA